TGACGACGTCGGAGCGGCTCGCCGCGGACGTGGAGCACGAGCTCGAGCAGCAGGTCGCCGCCACCAAGCACACCGACCGGATCACGACCTCCCTCGGCGGGCGGCAGTCCGGCATCGTGCTCGTCCGCGACCTCGAGCAGGGCCTCGACGTGGTCAACGCCTACGCCGCCGAGCACCTCGAGATCCACACCGAGGACGCCGCCGACTGGGCCGCCCGCGTGCGCAACGCCGGCGCCATCTTCGTCGGCCCCTACGCCCCGGTCAGCCTCGGCGACTACTGCGCGGGGTCCAACCACGTGCTTCCGACCGCCGGTTGCGCGTGCCACTCCTCGGGCCTCTCGGTCCGCGCGTTCACCAAGTCGGTGCACGTCATCGACTACTCCGCCGCGGCGCTCGACGAGGTGGCCGGCCACGTCGTGACACTGGCCGAGGCCGAGGACCTGCCCGGACACGGCGCCGCCATCACCGTTCGGGTGGCTCGATGACCGAGCCGACCCCCTGGCCCCCGCTGCGCGAGGAGCTGCGCGGGATCGAGCCGTACGGCGCCCCGCAGCTCGACGTGCCGGTGCAGCTCAACGTCAACGAGAACCCCTACGGGCCCTCCCCGGCGTGCGTCGCCGACATCGCGACGGCCGCGGCCGAGGCGGCGGTGACGCTCAACCGCTACCCGGACCGCGAGTTCGTCGCGCTGCGCCAGTCGCTGGCCTGGTACCTCTCGCGCGACACCCTCGCCGGGATCCTCCCGGAGCAGGTCTGGGCGGCCAACGGCTCCAACGAGATCATGCTGCAGCTGCTGCAGGCCTTCGGCGGACCCGGCCGGACGGCGGTGAGCTTCGCGCCGACGTACTCGATGTACCCGGAGTACGCCCGCGACACGAACACCCGCTGGGTGGCCGGTCGTCGCGCCGACGACTTCTCGCTCGACCTCGACGCCGCGCGCGACCTGGTCAAGACCGAGCAGCCGAGCGTGATCCTGCTGCCGAGCCCCAACAACCCGACCGGCACGGCATTGCCGCCCGAGGCCGTCGGCGAGCTGTGCGAGGCCGCCGGTGACGGGCTGGTCGTCGTCGACGAGGCCTATGGCGAGTTCCGCCGTGAGGGGGTCCCGAGCGCGCTCGAGCTGCTGCCGTCGTACCGCAACCTCGTGGTGACCCGGACGATGAGCAAGGCGTTCGCCGGTGCCGGCCTGCGGCTGGGCTACCTCGCCGCGGCGCCGGAGATCTGCGACGCGATCCGCGTCGTGCGCCTGCCCTACCACCTCTCGGCGGTCACCCAGGCGGTCGCGCTGGCGGCGCTGCGCCACGCGCCCGAGCTCCTCGGCAAGGTCGACGAGCTGCGCGCGGAGCGCGATGCGCTCGTGACCTGGCTGCGCGCCGAGGGGTACGACGTCGCCGACTCGGACGCGAATTTCGTGTTGTTCGGGCGATTCGCCGACCGTCATGCTGTCTGGCAGGGTCTCCTCGACCGGGGAGTCCTGATCCGGGAGACCGGGCCCGAGGGGTGGCTGCGGGTCTCCGTCGGCACCCCCGACGAGATGGCGGCCTTCCGGGCCGCACTGACTGATGTGGATGGAGAGCGCGCATGAGTGCCAGGACTGCCCGCGTCGAGCGGCAGACGAGCGAGTCCAAGGTCCTCGTCGAGGTGGACATCGACGGCACCGGCCGTCACGACATCTCCACGGGCGTCGGCTTCTACGACCACATGCTCACCGCGTTCGCGCGCCACGCGCTGGTCGACCTGACCGTGCAGACCGAGGGCGACGTCCACATCGACGCGCACCACACGACCGAGGACACCGCCATCGCGCTCGGCCAGGCGCTGCGCGAGGCGCTCGGTGACAAGAAGGGGATCCGCCGCTTCGGCGACGCGACCGTCCCGCTCGACGAGGCGCTCGTGCACGCCGTCGTCGACGTGTCCGGCCGTCCCTACTGCGTGCACACCGGCGAGCCCGAGGGCCAGCAGTACGTCCAGCTCGGCGGCTCCGGCGTCTCCTACCTCGGCTCGCTGACCCAGCACGTCTTCGAGTCGATCGCCTTCCACGGCCACTTCGCGCTGCACGTGCGCGTGCTCGCGGGGCGCGAGCCGCACCACATCGTCGAGACGCAGTTCAAGGCGTTCGCGCGCGCCTTCCGCGACGCGGTCGCCCTCGACCCGCGCGAGACCGGCATCCCCTCCACGAAGGGCGCCCTGTAACCCGATGAGCGACCGCAAGCCGTCCGTCGTCGTCCTCGACTACGGCTCCGGCAACCTGCGCTCCGCCGTGCGCGCCGTCGAGCGCGCGGGTGCGGAGGTGACGCTGACCGGCGACCTCGAGGCCGCCATGGAGGCCGACGGCCTGCTGGTGCCCGGTGTCGGCGCCTACGAGGCGTGCATGCGCGGCCTGCGCGCGATCCGCGGCGAGCGGATCATCGCTCGGCGGCTGTCCGGCGGCCGCCCCGTCCTGGGCATCTGCGTGGGCATGCAGATCCTCTTCGAGCGCGGCATCGAGCACGGCGTCGAGACCGAGGGCTGCGACGAGTGGCCCGGCGTCGTCGAGCGCCTGCAGGCGCCGATCGTGCCGCACATGGGCTGGAACACCGTCGAGGTGCCCGAGGGCACCCGGCTGTTCGCGGGCATCGAGGACGAGCGCTTCTACTTCGTGCACTCCTACGGCGTGCGCGACTGGACGCTGGTCACCAACGACCGCACGCCCGACAGCCACCAGCCGCTCGTCACCTGGGCGGAGACGGGATCTGTCGAGGGGGCGGGCGACCGCTTCGTCGCCGCCGTCGAGAACGGACCACTCTGCGCCACGCAGTTCCACCCGGAGAAGTCGGGGGACGCGGGCGCGCAACTGCTGAGGAATTGGGTGAAGTCGCTGTGACCTCCTACCTGGAGCTGCTGCCCGCCGTCGACATCAAGGGCGGCCAGGCCGTCCAGCTGGTGCAGGGCGTGGACGGCTCGGAGAAGCGCTTCGGCGACCCGATCGAGGCCGCGCTGCGCTGGCAGGAGGCCGGCGCCGAGTGGCTGCACCTGGTCGACCTCGACGCGGCGTTCGGCCACGGCCAGAACCGCGAGCTGCAGGCCGAGATCGTCGGTCGGCTCGACATCAAGGTCGAGATGAGCGGCGGCATCCGTGACGACGAGTCGCTCGAGGCCGCGATGGCGACCGGCTGCCGCCGGGTCAACATCGGCACCGCCGCGCTCGAGCAGCCCGAGTGGTGCGCCAAGGCGATCGCGACGTACGGCGACCGCGTGGCCGTCGGCCTCGACGTCCGCGGCCGCACGCTGGCCGCCCGCGGGTGGACCCAGGAGGGCGGCGACCTCTACGAGACGCTGGCCCGCCTCGACGCCGAGGGCTGTGCGCGCTATGTCGTCACCGACGTCAACAAGGACGGCATGCTGCAGGGCCCGAACCTCCAGCTGCTGCAGGACGTCTGCGCCGCCACCGACCGCCCGGTCGTGGCCTCCGGCGGCGTCACCACGCTCGACGACATCCGTGCGCTGATGGAGCTCGTCCCCGTCGGGGTCGAGGGCGCCATCGCCGGGACCGCCCTCTACACCGGCCAGTTCACCCTCGAGGACGCGCTGGCGCTCACCAAGGGCGGCCTCGTATGACCTTGGCCGTCCGGGTGATCCCGTGCCTGGACGTCGACGCCGGCCGCGTGGTCAAGGGCGTCAACTTCCAGGACCTCCGTGACGCCGGCGACCCGGTCGAGCTCGCCAAGCTGTACGACGCCGAGGGCGCCGACGAGCTGACCTTCCTCGACATCTCCGCCTCCCACGAGGGCCGGGCCACCACGATGGAGATCGTCTCCGCGACGGCCGAGCAGGTCTTCATCCCGCTCACCGTCGGCGGGGGAGTCTCCTCGGTCGAGGACGTCGACCGCCTGCTCCGCGCCGGCGCCGACAAGGTGGCGGTCAACACGGCCGCCATCAAGCGGCCCGAGCTGATCGCCGAGATCGCCCAGCGCTTCGGCAACCAGGTGCTGGTGCTCTCGGTCGACGCCCGGCGGGTGCCGGCCGGCTCCGAGGTGCGCACCGACTCCGGGTTCGAGGTCACCACCCACGGCGGGCGCCAGTCCGCCGGCATCGACGCCATCGAGTGGGCCGTGCGCGCGGCCGAGCTGGGCGCGGGGGAGATCCTGCTCAACGCGATGGACGCCGACGGGACCACCGACGGCTTCGACCTCGAGCTGATCCGCAAGGTCCGTGCCGAGGTCTCGATCCCGGTGATCGCCTCCGGCGGCGCCGGTGCGGTCGAGCACTTCCCGCCAGCCGTGGAGGCCGGCGCCGACGCGGTCCTCGCCGCGACGGTCTTCCACTTCGGGACGCTGCGGATCGCGGACGTGAAGGAGTCGCTCGCCGGAGCAGGCGTGCCCGTCCGCTGAGGCGGTGACCGGGCCCGTCGGGTGGATGCGAGCCTCAGGGACCTGTTCCATCGGCACCGTGGCCGGCGAGCTCCCCGAGCGTGCCGGTCGGTGTCTCCCGGGCCGGCGGCGTACGAAGGTCAGGTGCTGCTGCCTCGGGACCTGCGCACGCGCTCATCGACAGTCCGAGCGCGACGCAGAGGATCCCGAGGCGGGTACCGATGGGGTCCACGGTGCCCTTCCTCTCGTCGTTGGTGACGTCGAGGGTCGCCGTTGCGAGAGGTGGCCGCAACCGCCGCCGGGGCCGCCTGTGGACAAGCTGCGGCGTCCGTCCTCGTCGGCGGTGCGGAATAGGCTCCACCGGGCCCGGGTTGGGCTGAGGTTCACGAGTGGAGAGCAGGGATCAGTGGCAACGGCAGGGAGCACCCCCAGCACCGGTACGACGTCCGCGGGGTTCGGTGTCCTCTGGGTGGCCATCAAGCGCGAGCCCTGGATCTTCACCCTCTCCACGGTCGGGAGCGTGCTCTTCGGGGCGCTGACCGTCGCCGACGCGTGGGTGCTGGGCTGGTCGACCGACCACGTCGTGCTGCCGGCCTTCAAGAACGGCGAGATCGGCGGTGGCCTGCTCTGGGCCGTGCTGGGACTCTTCGTCGGGGTGGCCATCCTGCGTGCGGTCGGCATCGTCGCGCGCCGCCTGGGCGCGGGTGTCATGCAGTACCGCATGCAGGCGCACAGCCGCCGCGCCGTCACCCGGCAGTACCTCCGACTCCCGATGGAGTGGCACCAGCGGCACCCGACCGGCGAGCTGCTGTCCAACGCCAACTCCGACGTCGAGGCCGCCTGGGGACCGATCGCGCCGCTCCCGATGGCAGTCGGCACGGTCGCGATGATGGTGATCGCGGTCGTGCAGATGCTGCTGACCGACCTGGCGCTCGCGACGGTCGGACTGCTGGTCTTCCCGGTGGTCATCGGCACCAATGTCGTCTACCAGCGCCTCGCCCAGGGCTGGGCCACCCGCGCCCAGCAGCTGCGCGCCGAGCTGTCCGAGATCGCGCACGAGTCCTTCGACGGCGCGCTCGTCGTGAAGACCCTCGGCCGTGAGCCCGAGGAGACCGAGAGGTTCCGGGCGAAGGCCGTCGAGCTGCGCGAGGCCAACATCAGGGTCGGCCGGATCCGCGCCGCCTTCGACCCCACGCTCGCCGCGCTGCCCAACCTCGCGGTCCTCGTGGTCCTCGTGCTCGGGGTGCACCGCGTCATGTCCGGTGCCACCGTGGCCGGCGACGTCGTGACGGTGACCTACCTGCTCACGGTCGTCGCGTTCCCGATCCGCTCGATCGGCTGGCTCCTCGGCGACTTCCCGCGCAGCGTCGTCGGCTACCGCCGCGTGGCCGCGGTGCTGCGCGCCTCCGGCGCCATGGAGTACGGCGACCAGGTGCTCGCCGCCCACGAGGGCGGCGCGCGGCTCGAGGTGGCCGGTGCGGAGTTCGGCTACACCCCGGACCGCCCGCTCCTGCGCGACCTGAGCTTCGACGTCGCGCCGGGCCGCACGGTCGCCCTCGTCGGCGCGACCGCGTCCGGCAAGAGCACCCTGACCACGCTGGTGGCACGGCTGGTCGACGTCGACGGCGGCGCGATCCGGGTCGACGGCACGGACGTGCGCGACCTTCGGCGCGGCGCGCTGGCGGAGGCGCTGGCCGTCGTACCGCAGACGGCGTTCCTGTTCGACGACACCGTCCGGGGCAACGTGACGCTGGGCCTCGACGTCCCCGACGCCGACGTGTGGGAGGCGCTGCGCACGGCACAGGCCGACGGGTTCGTCGCGGCCCTGCCCGACGGGCTCGACACGCGGCTGGGGGAGCGCGGCACCACCCTGTCGGGCGGCCAGCGGCAGCGGCTCTCGCTCGCCCGGGCCCTGGTCCGGCGACCCCGCCTGCTGGTCCTCGACGACGCCACCTCCGCCGTCGACCCCGAGGTGGAGGCGCGGATCCTCGGCGCGCTCGGCTCCACCGACACCACGCTCGTCGTCGTCGCCTACCGCAAGGCCACGATCGGCCTCGCCGACGAGGTGCTCTACCTCGTCGACGGTGCCATCGCCGACCGCGGCCCGCACGACGAGCTCGTCGCACGCAACGCCGACTACGCGCGCCTGGTCAACGCCTACGAGACCGACGAGCAGGAGGTGCCGGCATGAGCACCGCGCTGCACACCGGCGAGGACATCGGCGCCTGGGAGACCATCCGCCGCGGCGTGCGCCACTCGCCCGAGCTGGTCGAGGGCATCGGTCGCACGCTGCTGCTGGCCGTGCTCGCCTCCGTCGGCCAGGTCATCGTGCCGATCGCGATCCAGCAGACGGTCGACAAGGGCCTGCGCGGTCCGGACGGCCCCGACGTCACCTTCACCACCTGGCTCGCCCTCGCGGCCGGTGCGGCGATCGTGGTGACCAGCTGGGCGTCGTACGCCATGACGGCGCGCCTGTTCTCCACGGCCGAGCGCGGGCTGGCGACGCTGCGGGTGAAGGCTTTCCGCCACGTGCACGACCTCCCGCTGCTCACGCAGAACACCGAGCGCCGCGGCGCCCTCGTCTCGCGGGTCACGAGCGACGTCGACCAGGTGAGCCAGTTCCTCGTCTTCGGCGGCCTGCTCTTCGTGGTGAGCGTCGGCCAGATGCTCGTCGCCACCCTCGTGATGCTCTTCTACAGCTGGCAGCTCGCCCTCGTCGTGTGGCTCTGCTTCGCGCCGCTCTTCCTGAGCCTGCGCTACTTCCAGCGCAAGCTCGCCGCCGCCTACGGGACCGTACGACGCCAGGTCGGCGTGCTGCTCTCCGCGGTGTCCGAGCCCGTGGTCGGCGCGACGGTGGTGAAGTCCTACGCGATCGAGGACCGCACCCAGGAGCGCATCGACCTGGCGATCGACACGCACAAGGCGGCGAGCACGCGGGCCCAGGGGTTCACGGCGTTCTCGTTCAGCCTCGGCGGGATCTCGGCCGGCTTCGCCAACGCGGGTGTGCTCATCGTCGGCATCTGGCTGGGCCAGGGCTTCGCGTGGGGGGAGGGGATCACCGCGGGCGAGGTGCTCGCCTTCGCCTTCCTGGTCACCCTCTTCGTCGGCCCGGTGCAGATGGGCACCCAGATCCTCACCGACGCCCAGAACGCCATCGCCGGCTGGCGTCGGGTGATCGGCATCCTCGACACCCCCGCCGACCTCGTCGACCCCGGCCGGGACGGGCAGACGCTGCCGAAGGGCGCGATCGACGTCCGGTTCGAGGGCGTCGGGTTCGCCTACCCGGGCGGCTCGGAGGTCCTCAGCGACATCGACCTGGCGATTCCCGCCGGCCAGCGGGTCGCCGTCGTCGGTGAGACCGGCTCGGGCAAGTCGACGATCGCCAAGCTGCTGACCCGGCTGATGGACCCGAGCCGCGGACGCGTCCTGCTCGACGGCGTCGACCTCCGCGAGATCAGCGAGGCGGCGCTGCGCAGCAGCGTGGTCCTGGTGCCGCAGGAGGGCTTCCTCTTCGACGACACCCTGGCCGCCAACGTCCGCTACGGCCGCCTCGGCGCCACCGCCGAGGAGATCCAGCAGGCGGCCGACTCCATCGGCCTCGGTGACTGGCTCGCCGGGCTGCCCGACGGCGTGGAGACGCGGGTGGGCCAGCGCGGCGAGTCGCTGTCGGCGGGGGAGCGCCAGCTCGTCGCGCTGCTCCGGGCCCAGCTCGCCGACCCCGACCTGCTCGTGCTCGACGAGGCGACCAGCGCCGTCGACCCCGAGCTCGAGACCCGGATCGCGCGGGCCCTGGAGAGCCTGATGACCGGCCGCACCTCGGTCACCATCGCGCACCGCCTCTCGACCGCCGAGGCGGCGGACGTGGTGGTCGTGGTCGACCGCGGCCGGATCGTGCAGCACGGCCCGCACCGCGAGCTGGTGCAGCAGGCGGACACGCCGTACGCACGGCTCCACGCGTCGTGGGTCGCGCAGCGCGGCACCACCCCTGACCGGATAATGGAGCCGTGACCTCCCTCGACCCCGCCATCGCCGACCGGCTCAAGCTGACCGACGACGGGCTGCTGCCCGCCGTCGTGCAGCAGCACGACACCGGCGAGGTGCTGATGCTCGCGTGGATGGACACCGAGGCGCTGCACCGCACGCTGACGACCGGGCGGGCGACCTACTGGAGCCGCTCCCGCAACGAGTATTGGGTCAAGGGCGAGACGTCCGGCAATCCCCAGCACGTCCACGAGGTCCGGCTCGACTGCGACGGCGACACCCTCCTCGTCAAGGTCGACCAGGTCGGCGTCGCGTGCCACACCGGTGCCCGGACCTGCTTCGACGACGGGCTGCTCAGTGGCTGAGCGCCCGGCGCCGGCCGGCCGTCGTACCTTCGGGCCGACGGTGCTCCTCGGCATCGCGGGCAGCGGGTTCGCCGCCGTCGCCGGGCACAAGGAGATGCTGACCGTCCCGGAGTCGACGCTGACGGCTGCGGGCGGGCTCGCCCGGACGGTCCAGGACCGGTCCGTGGAGTTCCCGCTCGCCGGCGCGCTGGCCCTGGTGGCGCTGGCCGCCTGGGGAGTCCTGCTGGTCACCCGCGGCGTCGTGCGCCGGATCGTCGCCGTCCTCGCGCTCGTCGCGGCGGCCGGCATCGGGGTCGTCGTCGTGGTCGGCGGCTTCGTCCAGGACGACTCCGCCGCCGGCGACCTCGCGATCCGGCTGGGCCTCAACGCCTCCGCCGTCGAGGTCGAGCGCACCCCGTGGCTGTGGATCGCCCTGCTGACCTCGCTCGTGGCCTTCCTGGCCGCCGGTGCCGCCGTCCGGATAGTCCCGGAGTGGCCCGAGATGGGCACCCGGTACGACGCCCCGGGCGCCGCCGCCGACGCCTCGCCCCCGCCCGCCGGCGCCCCGGAGGACCGCTCCAACCTCGACCTGTGGAAGTCACTGGACGAGGGCAGCGACCCGACGGAGAGCTGACCCCCTAGAATCCTCCTGACCGACCCGCTTGAACGAGGAGTTCCCACCCATGGCCGACAACCACGGCAACACCCCCGCCGCCTGGACTGCAGTGCTGGTCTCGCTGGTCGGCTTCGTGGTCGGCGCCATCGGAATGTCCGTCTCGCCGCTGAACTGGCCGCTCTTCTGGATCGGCGCGGTCATCGCGGTCGCGGCCGGCCCGCTGTTCCTCGTCCTCGTGAAGATGGGCCTGCACGAGTCGAGCCACTGAGGCTCGGCCGAGGTCATGACCCTCACGGCACCCTCCACGCCCGCCACCGGGGTCTCCCGGTGGCGCCGGATGGTGCCACCCGCCGCGGTGGCCGGCGGCCTCGCGGCCGCCACGCTGGCGCTGCACCTGCGTGACCCCCACGACCAGAACAGCTGGGGGATCTGCCCGACGGCAGCGATGGGCTTCTCCTGCCCGGGCTGTGGCGGCCTGCGTGCCGTCAACGACCTCGGCAACCTGCAGATCGGCGCCGCGGCGTCGAGCAATTTGCTCTTCGTGCTGTCGCTGCCGTTCATCGCCTACGCCTTCTACCGCTGGGCGCACGGCCGCTGGACCGGGACCCCGTGGAGTCCGTCCGACCGCTCGCTCAACAGGTCGGCGATCATCCTGGGCGTGGCGATGCTCGTCTTCACGGTGCTGCGCAACCTGCCCGCCGGCGCCTGGCTCGCGCCCTGACGAGCGGCCGGCCCGCACCTGACATGCAACGACGCCCCGGACCAACGGTCCGGGGCGTCGTGACGTCCTGAGCGGCAGTGACTACTGGCCGTAGGGGTTGCCGTAGCCGCCCCCGCCGAAGTTCTGCCCACCGCCGACGCGGTCGTACTTCGCACCCTCGGGCTTCGAGGGCAGGCACATCATCACCAGCTGGATGATGCCGCCACAGCCCGGGATGAAGCCGAGCAGGTACATCCAGCCGCTGAAGCCGCCGTCGTGCAGGCGCCGCACGCCGATGGCGATGCTCGGCACGATGGTCGCGAGGAAGTACACCAGGAACAGCAGGCCGAAGATCAGCGTCAGCGCCGTGGACTCGGCCGCGAGCCCGATGAAGAGCAGGACGTAGAGCACCACGCCGATCAGACCGACGCCGAGCGCGTACCACCAGTACTCGCTGCGGCTGGCGCGACCGTCGAAGCGTGCGTACTTCTTGAACGCCCGCTGGACCGCGGCGCCGAACCCGATGCCGTAGTAGGGCAGGTCGAGGGTGCCGGGGTCACCGGAGGTGGGGCCACCGAAGGGCGCACCGCCGCCGTAGGGCGGCTGCTGGCCGTAGGGGTTGCCACCGTAGGGAGGCTGGTTGCCGGGCGGGGGCGGCGGAGATCCGTAGCTCACGCTGATCCTTCTGGGTCGGGCCCGGCCGAAATCCGGGCGGTCGCAGCAGCCTAACCGCGTCGGCGCCCCGGAAACCATCGGCTGGCCGGAGGTCCACAAGTCCAGCCACTGTGCGGTGCGTTCCCTGCCGCGTGGAACACTGACAGCGATGGGAACTGTGCTTGACGAGATCGTCGCCGGTGTTCGCGAGGACCTCGCGCTCCGGCAGGCGAGTGTGCCCGAGGCCGACCTGCGTGCCGCCCTCGCCGACGCTCCGGCGCCGCGCGACCCGATGCCGCACTTCCGCGGCGCGGGCTCGAGCGTGATCGCCGAGGTGAAGCGGAAGAGCCCGAGCAAGGGCGAGCTGGCCGACATCCCCGATCCCGCCGCGCTGGCGAAGGAGTACGCCGCCGGCGGCGCCGCCGCGATCAGCGTGCTCACCGAGCAGCGGCGCTTCGGCGGGAGCCTGGACGACCTGCGCGCCGTGCGGGCCGCGGTCGAGGTGCCCGTGCTGCGCAAGGACTTCATCGTCACCGAGTACCAGCTGCTCGAGGCCCGGGCGGCGGGTGCCGACCTGGCGCTGCTGATGGCCTCGTGCCTGCCGGACGACCGGCTGGACCGGTTGCACGACCTCGCCCGCGAGCTCGGGCTGACGGTGCTGCTGGAGGTGCACGACGAGGCCGAGACGGAGCGCGCGATCGAGATCGGCGCCGAGCTGATCGGTGTCAACGCGCGCAACCTGAAGACGCTCGAGGTCGACGCCGGGACCTTCGGCCGCCTCGCGCCGCTGGTGCCGGCCGACCGGGTCCTGGTCGCCGAGTCCGGCATCACCGGGCAGGCCGACGTGCAGCGCTTCGTCGACGAGGGCGCCCGTGCGGTGCTGGTCGGTGAGGCGCTGGTCAGGGACGGAGCACCGAGGGACGCCGTGGCCGCGATGACCGGCCTGCAACGGAGGAGTGGAGAGCAGCGATGACTGGCGCAGGGAGCACGTACGACGCCGACGCGCTCGGCTGGTTCGGAGGCGCGGGCGCCTTCGGCGGCCGATTCATGCCCGAGGCCCTCATGGCCGCGTTGGACGAGCTCGACATCGCCTGGCAGAAGGCGATGGTCGACCCGACGTTCACCGCGGAGTTCGAGGACCTGCTGCAGAACTACGCCGGCGTCCCGAGCATGCTCTACGACGCGAAGCGGCTCTCCGAGCACGCCGGCGCGCGCATCCTGCTCAAGCGTGAGGACCTCAACCACACCGGCGCGCACAAGATCCGCAACGTGCTCGGCCAGGCGCTGCTGACCAAGCGGATGGGCAAGACGCGCGTCATCGCCGAGACCGGCGCCGGCCAGCACGGCGTGGCCTCGGCGACGGCGGCGGCGTACCTCGGGCTCGACTGCACCGTCTACATGGGCGAGGTCGACACCGAGCGCCAGGCCCTCAACGTCGCGCGGATGCAGCTGCTCGGCGCCGAGGTGATCCCGGTCAGGAGCGGCTCGCGGACCCTGAAGGACGCGATCAACGAGGCCCTGCGCGACTGGGTCGCCAGCGTGGACCACACCGCCTACCTCTTCGGCACGGCCGCGGGCCCGCACCCGTTCCCGAGCCTCGTGCTCAGCTTCGTGCGCGGCATCGGCGACGAGGCGCGCCAGCAGTGCCTCGACCTCACCGGCGCCCTGCCCGACGCCATCGCGGCGTGTGTGGGCGGCGGCTCCAACGCCATCGGGCTGTTCGCGGGCTTCGTCGACGACCCGGAGGTCGCGATCTACGGCTTCGAGGCAGGCGGCGACGGCGTCGAGACCGGTCGCCACGCCGCGACGATCTTCGCCGGCTCGATCGGGGTGCTCCACGGGGCGCGCACCTTCGTGCTCCAGGACGACGACGGCCAGACGGTCGAGTCGCACTCGATCTCCGCCGGCCTGGACTATCCCGGCGTCGGCCCGCAGCACGCCGCGCTCGCGGCGGGCGGCCGGGCGTCGTACCTCCCGGTGACCGACGCCGAGGCGATGGACGCGATGGCCCTGCTGGCGCGCACCGAGGGCA
Above is a genomic segment from Nocardioides aromaticivorans containing:
- a CDS encoding Trp biosynthesis-associated membrane protein; the encoded protein is MAERPAPAGRRTFGPTVLLGIAGSGFAAVAGHKEMLTVPESTLTAAGGLARTVQDRSVEFPLAGALALVALAAWGVLLVTRGVVRRIVAVLALVAAAGIGVVVVVGGFVQDDSAAGDLAIRLGLNASAVEVERTPWLWIALLTSLVAFLAAGAAVRIVPEWPEMGTRYDAPGAAADASPPPAGAPEDRSNLDLWKSLDEGSDPTES
- a CDS encoding HGxxPAAW family protein, translating into MADNHGNTPAAWTAVLVSLVGFVVGAIGMSVSPLNWPLFWIGAVIAVAAGPLFLVLVKMGLHESSH
- a CDS encoding DUF2752 domain-containing protein, whose product is MTLTAPSTPATGVSRWRRMVPPAAVAGGLAAATLALHLRDPHDQNSWGICPTAAMGFSCPGCGGLRAVNDLGNLQIGAAASSNLLFVLSLPFIAYAFYRWAHGRWTGTPWSPSDRSLNRSAIILGVAMLVFTVLRNLPAGAWLAP
- a CDS encoding DUF805 domain-containing protein — translated: MSYGSPPPPPGNQPPYGGNPYGQQPPYGGGAPFGGPTSGDPGTLDLPYYGIGFGAAVQRAFKKYARFDGRASRSEYWWYALGVGLIGVVLYVLLFIGLAAESTALTLIFGLLFLVYFLATIVPSIAIGVRRLHDGGFSGWMYLLGFIPGCGGIIQLVMMCLPSKPEGAKYDRVGGGQNFGGGGYGNPYGQ
- the trpC gene encoding indole-3-glycerol phosphate synthase TrpC → MGTVLDEIVAGVREDLALRQASVPEADLRAALADAPAPRDPMPHFRGAGSSVIAEVKRKSPSKGELADIPDPAALAKEYAAGGAAAISVLTEQRRFGGSLDDLRAVRAAVEVPVLRKDFIVTEYQLLEARAAGADLALLMASCLPDDRLDRLHDLARELGLTVLLEVHDEAETERAIEIGAELIGVNARNLKTLEVDAGTFGRLAPLVPADRVLVAESGITGQADVQRFVDEGARAVLVGEALVRDGAPRDAVAAMTGLQRRSGEQR
- the trpB gene encoding tryptophan synthase subunit beta is translated as MTGAGSTYDADALGWFGGAGAFGGRFMPEALMAALDELDIAWQKAMVDPTFTAEFEDLLQNYAGVPSMLYDAKRLSEHAGARILLKREDLNHTGAHKIRNVLGQALLTKRMGKTRVIAETGAGQHGVASATAAAYLGLDCTVYMGEVDTERQALNVARMQLLGAEVIPVRSGSRTLKDAINEALRDWVASVDHTAYLFGTAAGPHPFPSLVLSFVRGIGDEARQQCLDLTGALPDAIAACVGGGSNAIGLFAGFVDDPEVAIYGFEAGGDGVETGRHAATIFAGSIGVLHGARTFVLQDDDGQTVESHSISAGLDYPGVGPQHAALAAGGRASYLPVTDAEAMDAMALLARTEGIIPAIESAHAIAGALKVAKDRPGQTLLVNLSGRGDKDMGTAMEWFHLGEAGEKK